In Saccharomycodes ludwigii strain NBRC 1722 chromosome III, whole genome shotgun sequence, one DNA window encodes the following:
- a CDS encoding uncharacterized protein (similar to Saccharomyces cerevisiae YPL020C | ULP1 | UbL-specific Protease) has protein sequence MANGLPYKIDLNSIGPTTKQYPATKVFEYNSSKLKLVACDNFIFHKSNETGIKRSKLESTIYKHVYKTLNLSTATSGNENQDDSIFCMHCVNMFPAQATKRKYSPYASSNLKAHMTTIHGIKREDLDHPNFNYLLPKLKNSESNYKRLFIRDDIFNQIVCHNCPVYKLTSNTVNNDNINRYFQNVEHELQEKEDFKNTIGLSNYKFIWSTLNEVNNMYIDLFQKNCGGNFCGIRIEQVRCFPHISGIIFDTIRKNITIDKEDADI, from the coding sequence atggCTAATGGTTTACCTTACAAAATTGACCTTAACTCTATAGGGCCTACGACAAAGCAATATCCTGCGACAAAAGTCTTTGAATATAATAGTTCAAAACTAAAATTAGTTGCATGTGACAATTTTATATTCCATAAATCCAACGAAACAGGTATTAAAAGGTCAAAGCTAGAGTCAACCATTTACAAACATGTCTATAAAACTCTCAACTTATCCACTGCTACCTCTGGAAATGAGAATCAAGAtgattcaattttttgtatgCATTGTGTTAATATGTTTCCAGCACAAGCCACTAAACGTAAATATAGTCCTTATGCAAGTAGCAATCTTAAGGCACATATGACTACCATTCATGGTATTAAAAGAGAAGATCTAGATCACCCCAATTTCAACTATTTATTaccaaagttaaaaaattctGAGTCAAATTATAAACGTTTATTTATTAGAGATGATATATTTAACCAAATAGTGTGTCATAATTGCCCTGTTTACAAATTGACATCTAACACTGtgaataatgataatataaaCAGATATTTCCAGAATGTAGAGCATGAGCTTcaggaaaaagaagattttaaaaatacaattggCTTGTCCAATTATAAGTTTATTTGGTCAACATTGAATGAGGTTAATAATATGtatattgatttatttcaaaaaaattgtggTGGGAACTTTTGTGGTATTCGTATAGAACAAGTTCGTTGTTTTCCACATATTTCAGGTATTATATTTGATACAATCcgcaaaaatataacaattgACAAGGAAGATGCTGATATTTGA
- a CDS encoding uncharacterized protein (similar to Saccharomyces cerevisiae YIL177C | Putative Y' element ATP-dependent helicase), which translates to MFADHMKVIDFLTKYFSDNYAFHGDILYSLHILKLFIFNCFSHDDELCKELTDSIPIFNKYFSYYMESKLCLLGTCLSPHYLVNIDSHTDGIHSEQIIDLVLAVIVEKFLPDNFSGFHQTSSNFYKDTHLNSDAVTSDGNTNVFNSTDYNVSNASGNLVNIFDNGSANNAADASAKVCADNKANASANVSADNGANASCNVTADNAANASGNVTADNSANASANISADNDANAFGNVTADNVANASGIISADNEANASCNVTADNAANASGKVSAANDAPTFDTEDNAPFNVIADNAANDSDNFSSDDNNVSHTESVNNAYKSSTFSDEQLLAKLKTHLDSMKEHLKLSNNDLDTANVKYTHPQHTKCLADIIKDGNFFTTPDEPSEKSFLSILRKDIKEGLFVIKKEFKRKHNSCFKKYYIEQIRKYEKDGIIGHSEMCISTLISNFRIYDECIQEVKDPIFKAIFHLLKSLPTSSVASERTFSQLGSIYSDRRDNLSSEHAKLLLKLKLFDNIIPEANLIESLEKNSPF; encoded by the coding sequence ATGTTTGCTGATCACATGAAAGTTATAGATTTTTTGACAAAATACTTTAGTGATAACTATGCTTTTCATGGGGACATTCTTTATTCCTTGCATATTctcaaattatttattttcaactgTTTTTCTCATGATGATGAACTTTGCAAAGAATTGACCGACTCGATcccaatttttaataaatacttTTCATACTATATGGAGAGCAAGCTTTGTTTATTAGGCACTTGTTTAAGTCCTCATTACTTGGTTAATATAGACTCTCATACAGATGGAATTCATTCAGAACAAATTATAGATTTGGTGTTGGCTGTAATTGTAGAAAAGTTTCTTCCTGATAACTTTAGTGGTTTTCACCAAACTTCCagtaatttttataaagatACACATCTAAATTCTGATGCTGTTACTAGTGATGGTAAcacaaatgtttttaattccaCTGATTATAATGTATCTAATGCTTCTGGTAATTtggttaatatttttgataacgGTTCTGCCAATAATGCAGCTGATGCCTCTGCTAAGGTTTGTGCTGATAACAAAGCTAATGCTTCTGCTAACGTTTCTGCTGATAATGGCGCTAATGCCTCTTGTAATGTTACTGCTGATAACGCAGCCAATGCTTCCGGTAATGTTACCGCTGATAATTCAGCCAATGCTTCTGCTAACATTTCTGCTGATAATGATGCTAATGCTTTTGGTAATGTTACCGCTGATAACGTAGCCAATGCTTCTGGTATCATTTCTGCGGATAACGAAGCTAATGCCTCTTGTAATGTTACTGCTGATAACGCAGCCAATGCTTCCGGTAAGGTTTCTGCTGCTAATGATGCTCCAACTTTTGATACTGAAGATAATGCTCCTTTTAATGTTATTGCTGATAATGCAGCTAATGATTCAGATAATTTCTCCtctgatgataataatgtttcTCATACTGAATCTGTCAATAATGCCTATAAATCATCCACTTTTTCAGACGAACAACTTTTAGCTAAATTAAAAACGCATCTGGATTCAATGAAAGAGCACTTAAAGTTGTCTAATAATGATTTGGATACAGCAAATGTAAAGTATACTCATCCTCAGCATACAAAATGTTTGgctgatattattaaagatGGTAACTTTTTTACAACACCAGATGAACCTAGTGAAAAGAGTTTTTTGAGTATTCTTagaaaagatataaaagaaggtttatttgttattaaaaaagagtttaaaagaaaacataattcctgttttaaaaaatattatattgaacaaataagaaaatatgaaaaagatGGTATTATTGGGCATAGTGAGATGTGTATTTCAACCTTAATTTCAAACTTCAGAATATATGATGAGTGTATACAAGAAGTTAAAGATCCTATATTTAAAGCAATCTTCCACCTTTTAAAATCCCTTCCTACCTCCTCAGTTGCTTCCGAAAGAACTTTTTCTCAATTAGGTAGTATATATTCGGATCGAAGAGATAACTTATCTTCTGAACATgccaaattattattaaagcttaaactttttgataatatcaTTCCTGAAGCAAATTTAATTGAATCGTTGGAAAAGAACAGtccattttaa
- a CDS encoding uncharacterized protein (similar to Saccharomyces cerevisiae YHR140W | putative integral membrane protein of unknown function), giving the protein MTPAAKSNNNKKCSILILNGLLLSTSTYGLYRCTLVHLPDTLRAAGHKQFLTNISLFFTILYNISRIGGVLTNRSGSLDGCISTEVLLPIVLVVETIVTLVYWPLRLFFIGLIYQSRTVSDGTPVIKVALPIYVDMFLHLFPLIGLLIDYFKFKKVRFNKFSDLGALLSCLVLATSYKLWLNYLITDLTTQKFPYPFLDVREPIKSIIMYTLSLVGFGFYKLYKSLHPGVATGAGKNKDN; this is encoded by the coding sequence ATGACTCCTGCTGCAAagtcaaataataataaaaagtgctctattttaatattgaatGGTCTTTTGTTAAGCACTTCTACTTATGGGCTATACCGTTGTACTCTGGTTCACTTACCAGACACATTAAGAGCAGCGGGCcataaacaatttttaactaatatctctttattttttactataTTGTATAATATTTCTAGAATAGGTGGGGTTCTAACTAATCGCTCGGGTAGTCTCGACGGATGTATATCTACAGAAGTGTTGTTACCCATTGTTTTAGTAGTAGAAACCATTGTAACCCTAGTTTATTGGCCACTACGATTATTTTTCATCGGTTTAATCTATCAGAGTAGAACAGTTTCTGATGGGACTCCAGTTATTAAGGTTGCTTTGCCTATTTATGTCGATATGTTTTTGCATCTATTCCCCCTCATTGGTTTGTTAATTGATTAtttcaaattcaaaaaggtgagatttaataaatttagcGATCTGGGTGCACTATTGTCTTGTTTGGTATTGGCTACTTCCTACAAATTATGgctaaattatttaatcaCAGACTTAACTACTCAGAAATTCCCTTACCCATTTTTGGATGTTAGGGAACCCataaaaagtattattatgtatACGTTAAGTCTTGTTGGTTTTGggttttataaattatataaatcacTACATCCGGGTGTCGCTACTGGTGCTGGAAAGAACAAGGATAATTAA